Proteins encoded by one window of Pseudomonas tructae:
- a CDS encoding amidohydrolase family protein: protein MIDRVFVNAVAADGSPLNLAVADGRFVSLGRERPASAGAEVIDLAGHLVLPGLVDGHIHLDKSFVGDRWHPHQPAGSLRERLAIEKRELASAPPMLERAEALIRQAVSFGTVAMRCHVDVDASTGLRHLQALLEAREKWRGIVDIELVAFPQAGVMSCPGTAQVLDEAIREGADVIGGIDPTTLDGDADGQLDVVFGIAERHGVKVDIHLHEPGLQGIEQLQRISARTRAAGLSGRVAVSHAYALGQVDDDVLARTAAALAEAGVAIMTNAPGDHGFPPILRLRGAGVNLFAGNDNIRDAWWPYGNADMLQRAMLIGYRSGFYRDDDLNVALAMATTAGAAVLGKSDYGLKVGNEATFIVLKADNGAAAVAAAPAERRLVRRGQLVPAAPTLQFEVRTH from the coding sequence ATGATCGATCGTGTGTTCGTCAACGCTGTTGCTGCCGATGGCAGCCCGCTCAACCTTGCGGTTGCCGACGGGCGCTTTGTCAGCCTGGGCCGCGAGCGGCCAGCCAGTGCAGGCGCCGAGGTCATCGATCTGGCCGGCCACCTGGTGCTGCCAGGGCTGGTTGACGGTCACATCCATCTGGATAAAAGCTTTGTCGGCGACCGCTGGCACCCGCATCAACCTGCCGGCAGCCTGCGTGAACGCCTGGCCATCGAAAAACGCGAATTGGCCAGCGCCCCACCGATGCTCGAGCGGGCCGAGGCGCTGATCCGCCAGGCGGTGTCGTTCGGCACCGTGGCCATGCGCTGCCATGTCGACGTCGACGCCAGCACCGGCCTGCGCCACCTGCAGGCGCTGCTGGAGGCGCGGGAGAAATGGCGCGGCATCGTCGACATCGAACTGGTGGCCTTCCCGCAGGCTGGCGTGATGTCCTGCCCCGGCACTGCCCAGGTGCTCGATGAGGCGATCCGTGAAGGCGCCGACGTGATCGGCGGGATCGACCCCACCACCCTCGACGGCGACGCCGACGGGCAACTCGATGTGGTCTTCGGCATTGCCGAACGCCATGGCGTGAAAGTGGATATCCACCTGCACGAACCCGGCCTGCAAGGCATCGAGCAACTGCAACGCATCAGCGCCCGAACCCGCGCCGCCGGCCTCAGTGGCCGGGTCGCGGTGAGCCATGCCTATGCCCTGGGCCAGGTCGACGATGACGTGCTGGCCCGCACCGCCGCCGCCCTCGCCGAAGCCGGGGTGGCGATCATGACCAACGCCCCCGGCGATCACGGCTTCCCGCCGATTCTGCGCCTGCGCGGCGCCGGGGTGAACCTGTTCGCCGGCAACGACAATATCCGCGATGCCTGGTGGCCCTACGGCAACGCCGACATGCTCCAGCGCGCCATGCTCATCGGCTACCGCTCGGGCTTCTACCGTGATGACGACTTGAATGTGGCCCTGGCCATGGCCACCACCGCGGGCGCGGCAGTGCTGGGCAAAAGCGACTACGGTCTGAAGGTAGGTAATGAAGCGACGTTTATTGTGCTCAAGGCTGACAACGGCGCCGCCGCAGTCGCCGCCGCACCTGCCGAGCGCCGCCTGGTGCGCCGCGGCCAGTTGGTGCCAGCAGCGCCGACGCTGCAGTTCGAGGTCCGCACCCACTGA
- a CDS encoding GntR family transcriptional regulator yields the protein MTEKHPASTVERVYQGVHEAIRKRTLRPGMKLGESSLAELFKVSRTSVRAALKQLEADGLVSTELNKGAWVSLPSDDDIRSVFETRRLIEIGIVTELCRRADPTILAPLHQHVGEEEAAADAGDHARYVHLLGEFHLRLAEVLDNPVLLDWFRKLIERGSLYASTLDDERHEACRGNEHLRLLGFIEAGDQTAAIDLVCTHLRGIEEAILKATQTLKADYHPLKHLLG from the coding sequence ATGACGGAAAAACACCCCGCATCCACGGTAGAGCGCGTCTACCAAGGGGTTCACGAGGCCATCAGAAAACGCACCCTGCGCCCCGGCATGAAGCTGGGCGAGTCGTCGTTGGCCGAGCTGTTCAAGGTCAGCCGCACCTCGGTGCGCGCTGCCCTCAAGCAACTGGAAGCCGACGGCCTGGTGTCCACCGAGCTGAACAAGGGCGCCTGGGTATCGCTGCCCAGCGACGATGACATCCGCTCGGTGTTCGAAACCCGGCGCTTGATCGAAATCGGCATCGTCACCGAGCTGTGCCGACGCGCCGACCCCACCATCCTCGCGCCGCTGCACCAGCACGTTGGCGAAGAAGAAGCTGCCGCCGACGCTGGCGATCACGCCCGCTACGTGCACCTGCTCGGCGAGTTCCACCTGCGCCTGGCCGAGGTGCTCGACAACCCGGTGCTGCTCGACTGGTTCCGCAAACTGATCGAACGCGGCTCGCTGTACGCCTCGACCCTGGATGACGAGCGCCATGAAGCCTGTCGCGGCAACGAGCACCTGCGCTTGCTGGGCTTTATCGAAGCCGGTGACCAGACCGCAGCCATCGACCTTGTGTGCACCCATTTGCGCGGCATCGAAGAGGCAATCCTCAAGGCCACACAAACCCTCAAGGCCGACTACCACCCGCTCAAGCACCTGCTCGGCTAA
- a CDS encoding NCS1 family nucleobase:cation symporter-1, with protein MQLDTSNPLQTAYLPPQAVSAEAGALSPRLHNADLAPTKAEGRRWGGYSIFALWTNDVHNIANYSFAMGLFALGLSGWQMLAALSIGAVLVYFFMNLSGYMGQKTGVPFPVISRMSFGIYGAQVPAIIRAVIAIAWFGIQTYLASVVLRVLLVAVAPDLARFDHDAILGLSSLGWASFVAIWLVQLVILAFGMEMVRKYESFAGPVILSTVLILAIWMYLRVDGQLAWSVGEPLTGWAMWTQVFAGGALWLAIYGTLILNFCDFARSAPCRKTIRVGNFWGLPVNILVFAVISFVLAGAQFSIDGRVIDSPTQIVAAIPDKTFLVLGCLAFLIVTVAVNIMANFVAPAFVLSSLAPSRLNFRRAGLISATLAVLILPWNLYNSPLVIVYFLSGLGALLGPLYGIIMVDYWLIRRAQVHVPDLYSEAASGTYHYTRGVNYKAVAALVPSAIAAVVLSLVPAFSALTPFSWFFGAAIAGGVYYLICDRNKHYVDCSGEHIAVDSAQH; from the coding sequence ATGCAATTGGACACCTCCAACCCGCTGCAAACCGCCTACCTGCCGCCGCAGGCCGTGTCAGCCGAGGCAGGGGCCCTGAGCCCCCGGCTGCACAATGCCGACCTGGCGCCGACCAAGGCCGAAGGCCGACGCTGGGGCGGCTACAGCATCTTTGCCTTGTGGACCAATGATGTGCACAACATCGCCAACTATTCCTTCGCCATGGGCCTGTTCGCTCTCGGCCTGTCTGGCTGGCAGATGCTCGCGGCGCTGAGCATCGGCGCCGTGCTGGTGTATTTTTTCATGAACCTGTCCGGCTACATGGGGCAGAAAACCGGGGTGCCGTTCCCGGTGATCAGCCGCATGAGCTTTGGCATCTACGGTGCGCAGGTGCCGGCGATCATTCGCGCGGTGATCGCCATTGCCTGGTTCGGCATCCAGACCTACCTGGCCTCGGTGGTATTGCGGGTGCTGCTGGTGGCGGTGGCGCCGGACCTGGCCCGTTTTGATCATGATGCGATTCTTGGCCTGTCCAGCCTTGGCTGGGCGAGCTTTGTCGCCATCTGGCTGGTGCAACTGGTGATTCTCGCCTTCGGCATGGAGATGGTGCGCAAGTACGAATCCTTCGCCGGGCCCGTGATTCTTTCTACCGTGCTGATCCTGGCGATCTGGATGTACTTGCGGGTCGATGGCCAGCTGGCCTGGTCGGTGGGTGAGCCGCTGACCGGCTGGGCGATGTGGACCCAGGTGTTTGCCGGTGGTGCGTTGTGGTTGGCGATCTACGGCACGCTGATCCTCAACTTCTGCGACTTCGCCCGGTCGGCGCCGTGCCGCAAGACCATTCGCGTTGGCAACTTCTGGGGCCTGCCGGTGAATATCCTGGTGTTTGCGGTGATCAGCTTCGTGCTCGCCGGGGCGCAGTTCAGCATCGATGGCCGGGTGATCGACAGCCCGACCCAGATCGTGGCCGCGATCCCCGACAAGACCTTCCTGGTCCTGGGTTGCCTGGCCTTTTTGATCGTTACCGTGGCGGTGAACATCATGGCCAACTTCGTAGCACCGGCCTTCGTGTTGTCGAGCCTGGCGCCGAGCCGCCTGAACTTTCGCCGCGCCGGTTTGATCAGCGCCACCCTGGCGGTGCTGATCCTGCCGTGGAATCTCTACAACAGCCCGCTAGTGATCGTTTACTTCCTCTCTGGCCTGGGCGCGCTGCTGGGGCCGCTGTACGGAATCATCATGGTCGACTACTGGCTGATCCGCAGGGCCCAGGTGCATGTGCCGGACCTGTACAGCGAAGCGGCCAGCGGCACCTACCACTACACCCGCGGGGTCAACTACAAGGCGGTAGCCGCCCTGGTGCCCTCGGCCATTGCCGCCGTGGTGCTGTCGCTGGTGCCGGCCTTCAGCGCCCTGACGCCGTTCTCCTGGTTCTTCGGCGCCGCCATTGCCGGCGGCGTGTACTACCTGATTTGCGATCGCAACAAACACTACGTGGACTGTTCCGGCGAGCACATTGCCGTCGACAGCGCCCAGCACTGA
- a CDS encoding aspartate/glutamate racemase family protein encodes MRILVVNVNTTVSITDAIARQARSVASPGTEIVGLTPRFGAESVEGNFESYLAAVAVMERVLSYDQPFDAVIQAGYGEHGREGLQELLNVPVVDITEAAASVAMLLGHRYSVVTTLDRTVPLIEDRLKLAGLDSRCASVRASGLAVLELEEDPQRAIESVVGEAEKAVQLDKAEVICLGCGGMVGLEEQIQARTGVPVVDGVTAAVALAESLVRLKLTTSKVRTYAQPRAKQIVGWPRALLG; translated from the coding sequence ATGAGAATACTGGTCGTAAACGTCAACACTACCGTGTCGATCACCGACGCCATCGCTCGCCAGGCCCGCAGCGTGGCCTCGCCCGGTACCGAGATCGTCGGCCTGACCCCGCGATTTGGTGCAGAGTCGGTGGAGGGCAACTTCGAGAGTTACCTGGCGGCGGTGGCGGTGATGGAGCGGGTGCTCAGCTATGACCAGCCGTTCGATGCGGTGATCCAGGCCGGGTACGGCGAGCATGGCCGTGAAGGCTTGCAGGAGCTGCTCAACGTGCCGGTGGTGGATATCACCGAGGCGGCGGCCAGCGTGGCCATGTTGCTGGGCCATCGCTATTCGGTGGTCACCACGCTGGACCGCACGGTGCCGCTGATCGAGGACCGCCTGAAACTGGCCGGGCTGGACAGCCGCTGCGCTTCGGTGCGTGCCAGTGGGCTGGCGGTGCTGGAGCTGGAAGAAGACCCGCAGCGGGCCATCGAGTCGGTGGTGGGGGAGGCTGAGAAGGCGGTGCAGTTGGACAAGGCCGAGGTGATTTGCCTGGGCTGTGGTGGCATGGTCGGGCTGGAGGAGCAGATCCAGGCGCGCACCGGGGTGCCGGTGGTGGATGGGGTGACGGCGGCGGTGGCGTTGGCGGAATCGCTGGTGCGCTTGAAGTTGACTACGTCCAAGGTGCGAACCTATGCGCAGCCGCGGGCCAAGCAGATTGTGGGGTGGCCTCGGGCTTTGTTGGGGTAG
- a CDS encoding DUF4303 domain-containing protein, which translates to MDWKALENSLVDSARATLEALLAEGVAPLYAAAFHASYREEERVIDLPSFAANSLVALDEDHPRRKQEGFWGVRWNPADWRWDWQPDDYANAGLSALDEPLQTHANRAGPDAWQAAELRFLRTVARAAKALNRIYAKDPRVAKDFIVFFHDEYGGPELAAKSLSPRQFLQHFPEQDVTEQERRRVAALAEDQQVSYYLSCLSRPQAIDAEEASRWLIARGASATAALLHRLQKGPDRWRAAMILGLAGVADTAAIAALRGQVVGGKEPSTRNWSASALGYLGDVDWLLAQAADPQLATFAVAGCCANLRAFRDQGAQGLVVDYRPLETLLQRYPQCAADAEQTLKPGSSYCTISNGDIEEVVRGLASEHVAIRRHAACVLDNRRLGKRKLAPALIALRASLNDPDPKVVYLAGLTLDSLQR; encoded by the coding sequence ATGGACTGGAAAGCGTTGGAAAACAGCCTGGTCGACTCGGCCCGGGCAACGCTTGAAGCGCTGCTTGCCGAAGGTGTCGCCCCCCTTTACGCCGCCGCTTTTCATGCCAGCTACCGTGAAGAGGAGCGGGTCATCGACTTGCCGTCATTTGCGGCCAACAGCCTGGTGGCGCTGGATGAGGATCATCCTCGGCGCAAGCAGGAAGGTTTCTGGGGCGTGCGCTGGAACCCGGCGGACTGGCGCTGGGACTGGCAACCGGACGATTACGCCAACGCAGGGCTGAGTGCGCTGGATGAGCCGCTGCAGACCCATGCCAATCGCGCCGGGCCTGATGCCTGGCAAGCTGCCGAGCTGCGCTTTTTGAGGACCGTAGCGCGCGCCGCCAAGGCCCTGAACCGTATCTACGCTAAAGATCCACGAGTGGCGAAGGACTTCATTGTGTTTTTCCATGATGAGTATGGCGGCCCGGAGCTTGCGGCCAAAAGCCTTTCGCCACGACAGTTTCTGCAGCATTTTCCCGAGCAGGATGTCACCGAACAGGAGCGCCGACGCGTTGCCGCGCTCGCAGAAGACCAGCAGGTGAGCTACTACCTCAGTTGCCTTTCGCGTCCTCAGGCAATTGATGCTGAGGAGGCAAGCCGCTGGCTGATTGCTCGTGGCGCCAGCGCAACGGCGGCGTTGCTGCACAGGCTGCAGAAGGGCCCGGACCGATGGCGGGCGGCGATGATTCTAGGCCTGGCCGGGGTGGCCGACACGGCGGCAATAGCGGCGCTGCGTGGGCAAGTGGTGGGTGGCAAAGAACCCAGCACGCGCAACTGGAGTGCCAGCGCGTTGGGCTACCTCGGCGATGTTGACTGGCTGCTGGCGCAGGCGGCTGACCCGCAGTTGGCGACCTTCGCGGTGGCCGGCTGCTGCGCCAATCTCAGGGCTTTTCGCGATCAGGGCGCGCAGGGGCTGGTCGTGGATTACCGGCCCCTCGAGACCCTGCTGCAGCGCTATCCGCAGTGCGCAGCGGATGCAGAGCAGACGCTCAAACCAGGCTCCAGCTACTGCACCATCAGCAATGGCGATATCGAGGAAGTGGTGCGCGGCCTGGCGTCCGAGCATGTCGCCATTCGCCGCCATGCTGCCTGTGTGCTGGATAACCGTCGCCTGGGCAAACGCAAACTGGCACCGGCGCTGATCGCGTTGCGCGCGAGCCTCAATGATCCGGACCCGAAGGTGGTGTACCTGGCAGGCCTGACCCTGGACTCGCTGCAACGCTGA
- a CDS encoding sensor histidine kinase produces MIRLDLRRDSISRRIALTIIVAMLTSVALNVLFVQLAGVWARPPLGQTGLLEQIAITTRTLEAAPPELRPTLAAAASNPQLQVQWSRQRADLQLPGPGARITLEQAPPLQRLLADSPRHLEGFQPSDWPADSPDAHYKLVMQINDGSWLAFTPPYRSWGLSSALRFTIIGVLALVAALLVAWVGTRQLAGPLQRFARAARRFGSDFRAPPIGLEGPHEWRQAITAFNTMQAQIQHFVAERTQMLAAISHDLRAPLTRMRLRGEFIDDPEQQRKLFRDVDEMQSMINAALGFFRDETRLEETTPFDLAELLQTLIDDYRDQQINVAFTGPANLVFNGRPLGLKRAVTNLLENALKYACEPQVQLSSSAHGIVIEISDRGPGIPEASLEQVFMPFFRLESSRNRDTGGVGLGLSSARSAVREQGGELLLSNRQGGGLRARIELPR; encoded by the coding sequence ATGATCCGCCTCGACCTGCGCCGCGACAGCATCAGCCGGCGCATCGCCCTGACCATCATTGTCGCGATGCTGACCTCGGTGGCGCTCAACGTATTGTTCGTGCAACTGGCCGGGGTGTGGGCGCGCCCGCCGCTGGGCCAGACCGGCCTGCTGGAACAGATCGCCATCACCACCCGCACCCTCGAAGCCGCACCGCCCGAGCTGCGCCCGACGCTGGCCGCGGCGGCCAGTAACCCGCAGCTGCAGGTGCAGTGGAGCCGCCAGCGCGCCGACCTGCAACTGCCCGGCCCCGGTGCGCGCATTACCCTGGAGCAAGCCCCGCCCCTGCAGCGCCTGCTGGCCGACAGCCCGCGCCATCTTGAAGGCTTCCAGCCCAGCGACTGGCCGGCAGACAGTCCCGATGCCCATTACAAACTGGTCATGCAGATCAACGACGGCAGCTGGCTGGCCTTCACTCCGCCCTACCGCAGCTGGGGGCTGAGTTCGGCTCTGCGCTTTACCATCATCGGTGTGCTGGCGTTGGTTGCCGCATTGCTGGTGGCCTGGGTCGGCACCCGTCAGCTGGCCGGCCCGCTGCAGCGTTTTGCCCGTGCGGCGCGGCGCTTTGGCAGTGATTTTCGCGCGCCGCCCATTGGCCTTGAAGGCCCGCACGAATGGCGCCAGGCGATCACCGCCTTCAACACCATGCAGGCGCAAATCCAGCACTTCGTGGCCGAACGCACACAGATGCTCGCGGCCATTTCCCATGACCTGCGCGCGCCCCTGACGCGCATGCGCCTGCGCGGCGAGTTCATCGACGACCCGGAACAACAGCGCAAGCTGTTTCGTGACGTCGATGAAATGCAGAGCATGATCAACGCGGCGCTGGGGTTCTTCCGTGACGAGACCCGGCTGGAAGAAACTACCCCCTTCGACCTCGCCGAACTGCTGCAGACTCTGATCGACGACTACCGCGACCAGCAGATCAATGTGGCATTCACCGGGCCTGCCAACCTGGTGTTCAACGGGCGGCCCCTGGGTTTGAAGCGCGCTGTGACCAACCTGCTGGAAAATGCCCTGAAGTACGCCTGCGAACCCCAGGTGCAGTTGAGCAGCAGTGCCCATGGCATCGTGATCGAAATCAGCGACCGCGGCCCGGGTATCCCCGAAGCCTCGCTGGAACAGGTGTTCATGCCGTTCTTTCGCCTGGAGTCCTCGCGCAACCGCGACACCGGAGGCGTTGGCCTGGGATTGTCGTCGGCACGTTCGGCGGTGCGTGAGCAAGGCGGCGAGTTGCTGCTGAGCAACCGCCAGGGTGGCGGCCTGCGGGCACGTATCGAGTTGCCACGATGA
- a CDS encoding response regulator, with the protein MDHNVSRLLIVDDDMEICALLKKFFLRHGYDVDLAGNGDAMWVAIELNRPDIIILDLMLPGEGGLSLCQKLRANTGIPIVMLTAMDELSDRIVGLELGADDYLGKPFDARELLARLRAVQRRAGEQLRPASEESRPVIHFDNWQLDVTRRELRTPEGVMVPLSAGEFDLLLVFLEHPQRILTREQLIDLARGQGHEAFDRSIDVQVSRLRRKIEPDSKRPELIRTVRNGGYLFSAKVSRS; encoded by the coding sequence ATGGACCACAACGTGAGCAGACTGCTGATTGTCGATGACGACATGGAAATTTGCGCCCTGCTGAAGAAGTTCTTTCTTCGTCACGGCTACGACGTCGACCTGGCCGGCAATGGCGATGCCATGTGGGTCGCCATTGAACTCAACCGCCCGGACATCATCATCCTCGACCTGATGCTGCCCGGCGAAGGCGGTCTGAGCCTGTGCCAGAAGCTACGGGCCAACACCGGCATCCCGATCGTCATGCTTACCGCCATGGATGAGCTGAGCGATCGCATCGTCGGCCTGGAGCTGGGCGCCGACGACTACCTGGGCAAACCCTTCGATGCCCGCGAGCTGCTGGCGCGCCTGCGGGCGGTGCAACGCCGGGCCGGGGAACAACTACGGCCGGCCAGCGAAGAAAGCCGGCCGGTGATCCACTTCGACAACTGGCAACTGGACGTGACCCGGCGCGAACTGCGCACGCCCGAAGGGGTGATGGTGCCGTTGTCGGCCGGCGAGTTCGACCTGCTGCTGGTGTTCCTTGAGCATCCGCAGCGCATCCTCACCCGCGAACAGTTGATCGACCTCGCCCGCGGCCAGGGCCACGAAGCCTTCGACCGCAGCATCGATGTGCAGGTCAGCCGCCTGCGACGCAAGATCGAGCCTGACAGCAAGCGCCCGGAGCTGATCCGCACGGTGCGCAACGGCGGTTACCTGTTCAGTGCCAAGGTCAGCCGCTCATGA
- a CDS encoding DUF3313 domain-containing protein: MRKQLIVPLLSVSLLLAGCSQNKVSPKEYSGFLRNYDQLSEHKTASGDSVLRWVSPSLRMERYSQVYIAPSQFYPRPEASKRIPASTLTAVTGYYDAALKRELGKVLNLVEEPGPHTLIIRPAITSVGAYTQALHFYEYLPVTLVAAGVSSAVGIRDLDSVIATEAAFLDGGSRTVVAEVVRKGTGLPLENDDQVMTADNLKVVLDGWARDWRQAAETLKQQKQAAVTGQKSTAP, from the coding sequence ATGCGCAAGCAATTGATCGTACCGCTGTTGAGTGTTTCGCTGTTGCTGGCAGGTTGCAGCCAGAACAAGGTCAGCCCCAAGGAGTACTCGGGCTTTCTGCGCAACTATGACCAGTTGAGCGAACACAAAACCGCCTCCGGGGATTCGGTGTTGCGCTGGGTCAGCCCGAGCTTGCGCATGGAACGCTACAGCCAGGTGTACATCGCCCCCAGCCAGTTCTACCCACGGCCTGAAGCCAGCAAGCGGATCCCGGCGAGCACCCTGACGGCGGTCACCGGTTACTACGACGCAGCGCTCAAGCGCGAGCTGGGCAAGGTTCTGAATCTGGTCGAGGAACCCGGCCCGCACACCTTGATCATCCGCCCGGCGATCACTTCGGTGGGCGCCTATACCCAGGCATTGCACTTCTATGAATACCTGCCGGTGACCTTGGTGGCGGCTGGGGTCAGCAGCGCCGTGGGCATCCGCGACCTGGACAGCGTGATCGCCACCGAGGCGGCCTTCCTCGATGGCGGCAGCCGTACGGTGGTCGCCGAAGTGGTGCGCAAAGGCACCGGCCTGCCGCTGGAGAACGACGATCAGGTGATGACCGCCGATAACCTCAAGGTGGTGCTTGATGGCTGGGCACGGGACTGGCGTCAGGCGGCCGAAACCCTCAAGCAGCAAAAGCAGGCCGCCGTCACAGGGCAAAAATCCACGGCACCATGA
- a CDS encoding SLC13 family permease, translated as MNHDLLWVLGLLFTAVALFIANRPRMDVVALLVIVALPLLGIISVQEALAGFSDPNVVLIAALFVIGEGLVRTGIAYRIGEWMAERAGNSEARLIVLLMVCVAGLGSVMSSTGVVAIFIPVVLSIAARMRISPSRLMMPLAFAGLISGMLSLVATPPNVVVHSELVRHGASGFSFFSFTPFGLVVLLLGVGYMLLTRHWLGGEVRKDGSAQTRRTLLDLIIDYKLAGRERRLRVRPGSPLIGHSLSELKLRTEHGASVVGIERQHKFTTRVLSPDSSTTVHEGDVLLLDLFAPKDDLRSLCQNMQLEPLHFKAAYFIDQSQEVGMAEVAVPPGSLLIGKSLLELTFRSRWGLNVVGLRRDQNAIDEQLVEEKLKLGDTLLVIGTWKAIRQLQTQPRDFLVLSLPAEIDNVAPAGNRAPYALISLAVMVALMVSGVVPNVIAALIGCLLMGAGRCIDMNSAYRAIHWQSLVLIVGMLPFALALQKTGGIALAVHGLVQMLGSAGPYVILASLFTITAIIGLFISNTATAVLMAPVAISTAEQLGASPYPFAMIVALAASAAFMTPVSSPVNTLVLGPGQYRFADFVKIGVPFTVLVMVVSVIMVPWIFAL; from the coding sequence ATGAATCACGATCTGCTCTGGGTGCTCGGCTTGCTGTTCACCGCCGTGGCCCTGTTCATCGCCAACCGGCCACGCATGGACGTGGTCGCCCTGTTGGTGATTGTCGCTTTGCCGCTGCTGGGCATCATCAGCGTGCAGGAAGCCCTGGCCGGTTTCAGCGACCCCAACGTGGTGCTGATTGCCGCCCTGTTCGTGATCGGCGAAGGCCTGGTGCGTACCGGCATTGCCTACCGCATCGGCGAGTGGATGGCCGAGCGCGCCGGCAACAGCGAAGCTCGGCTGATCGTGTTGCTGATGGTCTGCGTAGCCGGGCTGGGCTCAGTGATGAGCTCCACCGGGGTGGTGGCGATTTTCATCCCGGTGGTGTTGAGCATTGCCGCGCGCATGCGCATCTCGCCCAGCCGCCTGATGATGCCGCTGGCCTTCGCCGGGCTGATCAGCGGCATGCTCAGCCTGGTGGCGACCCCGCCCAACGTGGTGGTGCACAGTGAATTGGTGCGCCACGGCGCAAGCGGCTTCAGTTTTTTCAGTTTTACCCCGTTCGGCCTGGTGGTGCTGCTGCTCGGAGTTGGCTACATGCTGCTGACCCGCCACTGGCTGGGCGGCGAAGTGCGCAAGGACGGCAGCGCACAAACCCGCCGCACCCTGCTCGACCTGATCATCGACTACAAGCTCGCCGGCCGCGAACGACGCCTGCGCGTGCGCCCCGGTTCACCGCTGATCGGCCACAGCCTCAGCGAGTTGAAACTGCGCACCGAACACGGCGCCAGCGTGGTCGGCATCGAGCGCCAGCACAAGTTCACCACCCGCGTGCTCAGCCCCGATTCGAGCACCACGGTGCATGAAGGCGACGTACTGCTACTGGACCTGTTCGCGCCCAAGGACGACCTGCGCAGCCTGTGCCAGAACATGCAACTGGAACCGCTGCACTTCAAGGCCGCCTATTTCATCGACCAGTCCCAGGAAGTGGGCATGGCCGAAGTGGCGGTGCCGCCCGGCTCATTACTGATCGGCAAGAGCCTGCTGGAACTGACCTTCCGCAGCCGCTGGGGGCTCAACGTGGTCGGCCTGCGCCGCGACCAGAACGCCATCGACGAGCAACTGGTAGAAGAAAAACTCAAGCTGGGCGATACCCTGCTGGTGATCGGCACCTGGAAAGCCATTCGCCAGTTGCAGACCCAGCCTCGGGACTTCCTGGTGCTAAGCCTGCCGGCAGAAATCGATAACGTTGCCCCCGCCGGCAACCGCGCACCCTATGCGCTGATCAGCCTGGCGGTGATGGTCGCGCTGATGGTCAGCGGCGTAGTGCCCAACGTGATTGCCGCCTTGATCGGCTGCCTGCTGATGGGCGCCGGGCGCTGCATCGACATGAACAGCGCCTACCGCGCCATTCACTGGCAGAGCCTGGTGCTGATTGTCGGCATGCTGCCCTTTGCCCTGGCCCTGCAGAAAACCGGCGGCATCGCCCTGGCCGTGCACGGCCTGGTGCAGATGCTCGGCAGCGCCGGCCCCTATGTGATTCTTGCCAGCCTGTTCACCATTACCGCGATCATCGGCCTGTTCATCTCCAACACCGCCACTGCAGTGCTGATGGCGCCCGTGGCGATCAGCACCGCCGAGCAACTGGGAGCCTCGCCCTACCCCTTCGCGATGATCGTCGCCCTGGCGGCGTCGGCGGCGTTCATGACCCCGGTGTCATCGCCGGTCAACACCCTGGTGCTCGGCCCCGGCCAGTACCGCTTCGCCGATTTCGTCAAGATCGGCGTGCCCTTCACGGTGCTGGTGATGGTGGTCAGCGTGATCATGGTGCCGTGGATTTTTGCCCTGTGA
- a CDS encoding RDD family protein, translating into MHVSRTTLIIRRIGAWLLDTLLALGAWFALALLGLGHGEGGMLLMQLLYFPVFEYLMRGQTPGKLLLGLTVINRAGQPPSLLQALLRGITRPIEAAFGLIVVWLCAESRYCQRPGDKLARTWVIDTRDLKALRQQLSQE; encoded by the coding sequence ATGCACGTCTCCCGCACCACCTTGATCATTCGCCGCATCGGCGCCTGGCTGCTCGATACCCTGCTCGCCCTCGGCGCCTGGTTCGCCCTGGCCCTGCTGGGCCTTGGCCACGGCGAAGGCGGCATGCTGCTGATGCAACTGCTGTACTTCCCGGTCTTTGAATACCTGATGCGCGGGCAAACCCCGGGCAAGCTGCTGTTGGGGCTGACGGTGATCAACCGCGCCGGCCAGCCGCCGAGCCTGTTGCAGGCACTGCTGCGCGGCATCACCCGGCCGATCGAGGCAGCCTTTGGCCTGATCGTGGTCTGGCTGTGCGCCGAGTCGCGCTATTGCCAACGGCCCGGCGACAAGCTGGCGCGCACCTGGGTCATCGATACGCGCGACCTCAAGGCACTGCGCCAGCAATTGAGCCAGGAGTGA